Genomic DNA from Brassica rapa cultivar Chiifu-401-42 chromosome A04, CAAS_Brap_v3.01, whole genome shotgun sequence:
CTCTCTTCTCTTCGCAAGTTCGCATGCTGCTCACGTAGCACCTCCTCTTACGTATGCTAAACTACACATTGATGCATAATGTCAATCTGTTACTATACGAaagaaaaaatacttttttttggcGCATATTGGCCACGCTAGTAGATCATCTTAAGGTAGGGTAGGCTTTTTATTGGACTGACAATTATTGGTTACTTTAGTTTCGTTGAACCCAACAAAAACATGATGGGTCCGAACATGATATTATAACACCAGTTTCTTTTGTAGGACATATTTGGTTCTGATGTAGTCTCCACAGTCGATGCTAGTCTTCAAGTTTTCTACCAACATCTTCAGAAACTGGTCGTCGaatcttaaaaattaaatattactaCAAAGGTCTCTCTATCCATCTCATTTTAGATTTGATTAGTATATAACTTCTTCCGCTATAATAAGCTTCAAAAACCTGCATTAGgtgataaaaaatataatgagctaattttttttttgataagccTTGTAGACTGATCCAGTCGGTCTTGAAAAGAACACACTTAATGTTAAAGAGTGGACTACTCTAAAAATATACCACACTGCCTGATCCGAGTTCGAAATGCTTTCCGATTAATGCAAGAGGATAGACCGATCATCTGTTCCGGTCCACCATGTAAACCACTTGAACCGAAATTTAAACCCAGACCGGCTAAGTAATGATAATTTAGTTTCTATGTGAAATCGAACCCAATACTAATATGGATATACTCCAAGCCCCAAGAGATTGCAACTAGACTACCGCTACTTGGTTAAATTATAATGAACTAATTACATAgaagaaaaatgcattttcacaagaacatattttttattttaacaataaatttcttttgttacAAAGTATTTTCATCTATATAGGATTGGTAAAATAGAGTACCTATTTTAATTTTGGTGAAAGAATGGGGAAACACCCTACCAGAaatgaatataaaaatacaaatatatgtagAATATAACACTCTTAGGtctaaattataatatatattcctCAGTCTTGATTTTTTCTCCTTACTCCTTCAATTCTCTCTACCACTCCCTTCACAGCAACATCAAAAGCATCTTCAAGTGCCTCTTCATCCGGTTTTTGACGGTTTGGTTTAGTGTACACAATCTTCGGAACCAATTTGATTATGTTTTCTCTCATACCAACTATTTTTTCATTCGGTATTCCGCGCAAAATATTTTCGATCTTGTTTTTTCCTCCGGTTCTCAGCTCTTTAaccggtatataaaccgaatatTCGCTATAGTTGCTTGGTATGTGCCATATATATTGCTTGTATGCGCTTCCTAGATTAAAGAAAACTGGAATACAACCAGCCAAGATCGAATCAAATATTGATCTTCTGGTTAACGAATCACCCGGTGGTTGTAAGCAGAAAACAGAACTCTCGAAAAGCTTCATCAAACTGATCGGATTATCACAGCTGTTAGCTTTAACATCGCAGTCAAGAAACCTACAATTCTTGAAAGAACTCTTGCATTGTAGGATAACTTGAGTTCGAACCAAACCGTTCCTGCTTCTGCTCGGTCTTTGAGCTCCGGCAAATGAAAAGAGGACCGGTCGGGTTGCAAGTTTGATCTTGTCTTGCCATGTGAGGATCTCAACGGCTGAAGTTGGATGAAAATAGGTTGGATAAGGAATAGCAAACTCGTTGTGGCTAGCTGGACTTCGTTCGATGGTGAGGAAAGATAGATTATGTGACTCTGGTAAGAGCATTAAGTTAGTTCCCCATCCGGAATTATTGTCGGAATTTCGCCGGAAATCTCGTGAAATCCTACCGGTTACAAGGAAATGATCTTGACCTAACACAGCTGGATTTTCAATAAAATAGTTAATGATGTAGCTATGTCAAAAGAAATAATTGGCCGGCAACATTGTAAGTAacgttggaagcccataatacaCACGTACAACATTGAAATACCATTACTTATCAACCAACAAAGAACAAATTTGACcaaaagagtaaaaatactctcttcatttccaaaataaatatttcaaaaacatttcaaaattttatgttaacattttcatatatttactATGAAACGGAGAGTACATTAAATTTGAATCTCATAACTGAAATGTAATAGATTAAAACTACGATTATTTCCTTacaaaataaatgtatttttggaTTTGATTTAAAGAATTTGTtgtgttttttatatttttgttgacATTTAAAGAAAAGTCGTCGGTGGTGAGGGAGGGAAGAAAAGTTATTGGTcaatgatttaaataaaaaaacaagcaATAATTGAATTAACGAACAGATAATAATAACAACAGGCATGCGTACCTTTCCACTGGGGTTGCTTTTTGAGCCATTTAAATAGTTCCTTCCCGGCGGCGTCTCTCTCAGCGACGTTACGCCGCCGTATATTTCGCCGGAAATCGAGACCAGCGTAATAAGGTACGAAAATAGCCGACGCCAGCGACGAGTTTCTCGTCAGAGCATGTGCATTGCGGACGCTTAAGGCATTGCTTAGcctaattttcattaaaaaaaaaataaaaaagacttGATAATAGAAGCGTCGTAGCTTAATTAAGGTCCAGAAGGCACGTTGTTTACGGACACGTGTGGGCAAGTGAgtggagagagaggagagatgGCTTCGTCACTCTTCGTGAACTCTCCCGTGTGACGATGAAGCTCGTCTGCGAGAGTTTGGGGTTCAAAGGCAAAGGAATCTGCAAAGTCCACGGCACAGGCTTCGTCGTCATGTGCGACCGTGCTCTTCCCGGCGAGCGTTTCCTCGGCTGCGTCACTCGCCGCAAAGGCAGATACGCCGAGGTTTCATTAAAAATCTCtccttttgtttttgaaaaaagcttttttttttgttttggcaatAAAGTTACAATCTTTATGTTCGTAATTGCTTATTGATATGTTGTTTAGGTGACAAAGATCAAGACTTTAACTCCACACCGTGACTTAGTAGAAGCTCCGTGTGAGTATGCTTCCTACTGTGGTGGCTGCAAAGCTCACAACCTCTCCTACGAAGCTCAGCTTAGAGCTAAAGATGAACAAGTTCATGAGCTTATCACGCATGTCGGAAGGTTCTCTGATAGCAGTCCTGGTCTCGAAACGGTCTTGAAGGCTATTGTTCCCTTTGATATCCAGTTTTGATTTGTTCTGTGGAGAGAAACATGAGGAAGGTTCATCGATACAATTGCAATAGAGGTTTGTTTTACTAATTCTTCTGATGCTGTAGCTTCTGTAGATTAATATAGGTTTGCCAAACAGGTGTGTAAGTGTGGTTAATGTTAGATAGAAAAGTGTTAGTGTGATGAATGAGTTAGATAGAAACCATTGTGTAAGTGTGATTAATGAGATAGATAGAAACGAATGTGTAAGTGTGGTTAATGAGTTAGCTAAATGTCAAGTCCATTTGGTTGTGTGTGTGTGATGAATGCATTTCTCTTTTTCTCCTCTATTAAACCGAATCCTTCTTCTGTTCCATCTATCAAAAGAAGAAGCTCATCTGTTTAAGTGTATTTTTAAGGTTTCTTGAGTTGTTTGTTATCTGTttcatgttcttcattgttgTCTGTTTCATGTTTAGTTTAGGAGAATGATGTCTTGTTTGTTGTTTGTTGTTCTGTGCTCTGTTTCATGTTTAAGTAATGAGAATGATAACTTGTTTGGTGTTCTGTTCTCTGTTTCATGTTTAAGTAATGACAATGATGAGTCTGAAAAAATTTCATCTCTCATTTCAGTCATTGTCTCTTCTTATCACACATATTCTCCTTCTTACGTTATCAAGATCATCGTTTGATCATCAAAATCATCGTTTGATCATCAATTCTCATCACAAGCACacttataaaaatctaaaaaaattcatttcatGGCATCTTCTTCTCTAAAATCCTTAATTAAGCAACTGCCAATAAACCCATATAACTAAGTGTTGCTTAACAAAATTGCTTCTcttagttttaataattaaaaattaatcatgCCCCACTTAAGCAACAAATAAGGTTGCTTGCAATGCACATGCTCTCAAGCACTCGTATCTCTTCATCTTCTCGTGGAAAATCACTTCAAGCATGAACTGATTAGTCCCGTACCAGCTCGGAGAGTAAACTCGGTCACCGTTAAGCTCACTGATCGGAGGTCCGAAGCCGAAGTTCTCGACGTACTTGCACATACTGATCTTGTCGTTTGGTCTTGAAACCCTCTCGCAGTCTTGAAGGATGTCGATGTTGAATCGAGAAGGTAGGTTGTGGATATATATGTACCGGCCAAGACAAGAATCTTCTTCTACTTCGGAGGGTTTGTGACGGTGGTGGTGATCGGATTCGGAGGTAGTGGTGGTGATGAGGACGAGTTTATTTTGGGAGAGACCAAGGAGGAGAAGAGCGATGGtgaggagagagaggagaagtAAGAGAGTGGTTGATTTCTTCTTCCATGGATGGTTCTTCATCGTCTTTTTTGTTGTGAATGTTTTGTGGTGTTCTTGATTTGACGATCCATGTCGAATTGAGAGAGAAAAAGTGAGAGAGTACACGcaaatgatatattattaaataaatgttGATTGGGTGATAAAAGTCTTGTTTCGTATATAAAATAGACTTATTTAGTTACAtatatttcttcatttttttttagaaatcatATATGCCATCTGATTAGAAACTTCTTACaattgttttttcaaaattcagtATGTGGTCAATGGGGTATGGTTTACTATGGACATTAATAATATAAGCTTTTCAATCACCAAATAATGTGACTAGCAAGATATCATTTCTTATTTTGTTACTACTTAATTATAAGTAATTAAGATCCACAAAATCATATATTCGTATTACTGTAACTTATgtgtagtatatatatatatatcaatttttctattaaatgtTTACCACCAAATCatataactaataaataatttattagtttGTTACTActtctaaataaatatttaagatccacaaaaatataaaaacaaaccaaactgTACGTCTTATGATTGTTATCCAAAACTTAAGTTGCTTGATGTATGGCATTATTTGACATAAAGGTCTAACTAAACTCAGACAAAGACTCTTGCGACAGACTCAACCGGCTTGATATCGACCTCTCGCAACTCTAGTTTTAGCCCTTTGCCTCCTCCATTCGCCAATGGATGGATCCCAAGCTCTGGCCCTGACATGTACGCCCTTGCCTCCCTCTCTCCTTCGATCGATACCCCAAAGCGCTTCTCTGTCTCTGCATCCATAGTTATATTTTCCAAATCCAACCATAAGCTACCAACGGTCCTAA
This window encodes:
- the LOC103865171 gene encoding probable xyloglucan galactosyltransferase GT15, giving the protein MKNHPWKKKSTTLLLLLSLLTIALLLLGLSQNKLVLITTTTSESDHHHRHKPSEVEEDSCLGRYIYIHNLPSRFNIDILQDCERVSRPNDKISMCKYVENFGFGPPISELNGDRVYSPSWYGTNQFMLEVIFHEKMKRYECLTRNSSLASAIFVPYYAGLDFRRNIRRRNVAERDAAGKELFKWLKKQPQWKAVLGQDHFLVTGRISRDFRRNSDNNSGWGTNLMLLPESHNLSFLTIERSPASHNEFAIPYPTYFHPTSAVEILTWQDKIKLATRPVLFSFAGAQRPSRSRNGLVRTQVILQCKSSFKNCRFLDCDVKANSCDNPISLMKLFESSVFCLQPPGDSLTRRSIFDSILAGCIPVFFNLGSAYKQYIWHIPSNYSEYSVYIPVKELRTGGKNKIENILRGIPNEKIVGMRENIIKLVPKIVYTKPNRQKPDEEALEDAFDVAVKGVVERIEGVRRKNQD
- the LOC103865170 gene encoding uncharacterized RNA methyltransferase BH0687-like codes for the protein MKLVCESLGFKGKGICKVHGTGFVVMCDRALPGERFLGCVTRRKGRYAEVTKIKTLTPHRDLVEAPCEYASYCGGCKAHNLSYEAQLRAKDEQVHELITHVGRFSDSSPGLETVLKAIVPFDIQF